The following proteins come from a genomic window of Gordonia westfalica:
- a CDS encoding HIT family protein, with protein sequence MAEAPGEIRDEGVGVGDRLERLWSPHRMTYIADPQPAAKTGHPFLDIPTMSDEDGLIVARGESVYAVLNLYPYNPGHTMVVPYRQVADLEDLTPAESAELMAFTQRMIRTIKAVSNPNAFNVGLNLGYAAGGSLSEHLHQHIVPRWMGDANFITIVGETKVMPQLLRETRGLLAEAWQRLDG encoded by the coding sequence ATGGCTGAGGCACCCGGTGAGATCCGCGACGAGGGCGTCGGAGTCGGCGATCGGCTGGAGCGGCTGTGGAGTCCGCACCGGATGACCTACATCGCCGATCCGCAGCCGGCGGCCAAGACCGGTCACCCCTTCCTCGACATCCCGACGATGTCCGACGAGGACGGCCTGATCGTCGCGCGCGGCGAGTCCGTGTACGCGGTGCTCAACCTGTACCCGTACAACCCGGGTCACACGATGGTGGTGCCGTACCGCCAGGTCGCCGACCTCGAGGACCTGACGCCGGCCGAATCGGCCGAGCTGATGGCGTTCACGCAGCGGATGATCCGCACGATCAAGGCGGTCTCGAACCCGAACGCCTTCAACGTCGGACTCAACCTGGGCTACGCCGCCGGCGGCTCGCTGTCCGAGCACCTGCATCAGCACATCGTGCCCCGATGGATGGGCGACGCGAACTTCATCACGATCGTCGGCGAGACCAAGGTGATGCCGCAGTTGCTGCGGGAAACCCGGGGGCTGCTCGCCGAGGCGTGGCAACGACTCGATGGCTGA
- a CDS encoding acyl-CoA thioesterase: protein MAAIEDILQVERIETDIYRGGAFPSHLQRTFGGQVAGQALMSATRTVDADHHVHSLHGYFLRPGDPDIPAVFLVDRIRDGRSFVTRRVTGIQHGEAIFMMSASFHVRTDQGYEHQDRMPPVPDPEELNDRLDELAEEERAVFKEWRNFDLRIVPPEKMVTSPYLAAQQRVWFRYRHPLPADTVFHVGTLAYMSDMTLLGSSRVPHPEVNPQVASLDHAMWFMRPFRVDDWLLYDQTSPSADGGRALTQGRIFDRQGRMVAAVTQEGLARTGRVMPEDQHARTDR, encoded by the coding sequence GTGGCAGCCATCGAGGACATACTCCAGGTCGAGCGGATCGAGACCGACATCTACCGGGGTGGTGCGTTCCCGAGCCACCTCCAGCGCACCTTCGGCGGGCAGGTCGCCGGACAGGCGCTGATGTCGGCGACGCGGACGGTCGACGCCGACCACCACGTCCATTCGCTGCACGGATACTTCCTGCGGCCCGGTGACCCCGACATCCCCGCCGTGTTCCTCGTCGACCGCATCCGCGACGGCCGATCCTTCGTCACCCGGCGGGTCACCGGAATCCAGCACGGCGAGGCGATCTTCATGATGTCGGCGTCGTTCCACGTCCGCACCGACCAGGGCTACGAACACCAGGACCGCATGCCGCCGGTGCCGGACCCCGAAGAACTCAACGACCGTCTCGACGAGCTCGCGGAGGAAGAGCGCGCGGTCTTCAAGGAGTGGCGCAACTTCGACCTCCGCATCGTACCGCCCGAGAAGATGGTGACCTCGCCGTATCTCGCTGCGCAGCAACGGGTCTGGTTCCGATACCGCCACCCGCTGCCGGCCGACACGGTGTTCCATGTTGGAACGCTCGCCTACATGAGCGACATGACGCTCCTCGGGTCGTCGAGGGTGCCGCACCCCGAGGTCAACCCACAGGTCGCCTCCCTGGACCACGCGATGTGGTTCATGCGCCCGTTCCGCGTCGACGACTGGCTGCTCTATGACCAGACCTCGCCGTCGGCCGATGGTGGCCGCGCCCTGACACAGGGCCGGATCTTCGACCGGCAGGGACGCATGGTCGCGGCGGTCACCCAGGAGGGACTCGCCCGGACCGGTCGCGTGATGCCCGAAGACCAGCACGCCCGGACCGATCGGTGA
- a CDS encoding NUDIX hydrolase translates to MATWIVLGVVAVLLAAGWAYHTANRLDRLNVRVDLARQSLYASLDRRAVVVRAIAAEQASSDESANRELVALADRAERSGPEAREDAENAVSAALARTSAHGRSHALVIELADAETRVMMARRFYNDAVRDTRALAERRLVRWLRLGGRASPPSYFEIIERVTPGRGE, encoded by the coding sequence ATGGCCACCTGGATCGTCCTCGGGGTCGTTGCAGTCCTGCTGGCCGCCGGCTGGGCGTATCACACCGCCAACCGGCTCGACCGCCTCAACGTGCGCGTCGATCTGGCCCGCCAGTCCCTCTATGCGAGCCTCGACCGTCGCGCCGTCGTCGTGCGCGCGATCGCCGCGGAGCAGGCTTCGTCCGATGAGAGCGCGAATCGAGAGCTGGTCGCACTCGCGGACCGAGCCGAACGATCCGGCCCGGAGGCGCGTGAGGACGCGGAGAACGCGGTGTCGGCGGCACTGGCCCGCACCAGCGCCCACGGGCGGTCTCACGCCCTGGTCATCGAGCTCGCCGACGCCGAGACTCGGGTGATGATGGCCCGCCGGTTCTACAACGACGCGGTGCGCGACACCCGGGCACTCGCCGAGCGGCGACTGGTGCGGTGGCTGCGTCTGGGCGGCCGTGCCTCGCCGCCGTCGTACTTCGAGATCATCGAGCGCGTCACGCCGGGCCGGGGCGAGTGA
- a CDS encoding helix-turn-helix transcriptional regulator, with translation MTAIAHQAPQHLRQINARRDAEAQARRQEALARLAARRMPLPGQVSRQTQPGLGLRPGHPHLHRVASPMPAAETPVTAEAAAGRAKPNLTSREVEVLRTWMLVDSKPAVAQELYISLGTVNTHLTRIRAKYAEIGRPAPTKASLVARAIQDGIMTLDEL, from the coding sequence ATGACTGCGATCGCCCACCAGGCCCCCCAGCACCTGCGCCAGATCAACGCTCGACGCGACGCCGAGGCCCAGGCCCGTCGTCAGGAGGCCCTGGCCCGTCTCGCGGCCCGCCGGATGCCTCTGCCCGGGCAGGTTTCCCGCCAGACGCAGCCCGGACTCGGCCTGCGCCCCGGTCACCCCCACCTGCACCGCGTCGCCTCGCCGATGCCGGCCGCGGAGACCCCGGTGACCGCCGAGGCGGCCGCCGGTCGCGCCAAGCCGAACCTCACCTCCCGCGAGGTCGAGGTGCTGCGGACCTGGATGCTCGTCGACTCCAAGCCCGCCGTCGCGCAGGAGCTCTACATCTCGCTGGGCACGGTCAACACCCACCTGACCCGCATCCGCGCCAAGTACGCCGAGATCGGTCGTCCCGCGCCCACCAAGGCGTCGCTCGTGGCCCGTGCCATCCAGGACGGGATCATGACGCTCGACGAGCTGTGA
- the ruvC gene encoding crossover junction endodeoxyribonuclease RuvC has protein sequence MRVMGVDPGLTRCGIALVESGRGRSVTALDVDVVRTPSDMDLAERLLAIYTSACHWLDVHQPDVVAIERVFAQNQVSTAMGTAQAGGVIALAASQRDVPVRFHTPSEVKAAVTGSGRADKAQVTAMVTRILGMQTKPKPADAADALALAICHCWRGPMMERMAAAQKQADAAAAKHRQRIAQAREGSRA, from the coding sequence GTGCGCGTCATGGGCGTCGATCCGGGTCTCACGCGGTGCGGTATCGCGCTGGTGGAGTCGGGTCGTGGGAGGTCGGTGACCGCACTCGACGTGGACGTGGTGCGCACGCCGAGCGACATGGACCTGGCCGAGCGGCTGCTCGCGATCTACACCTCGGCGTGCCACTGGCTCGACGTCCACCAACCCGATGTGGTGGCCATCGAGCGCGTGTTCGCACAGAACCAGGTGTCGACCGCGATGGGCACCGCGCAGGCGGGCGGCGTGATCGCGCTGGCCGCGAGTCAGCGTGACGTGCCCGTCCGCTTCCACACGCCGTCGGAGGTCAAGGCCGCGGTCACCGGCAGCGGTCGTGCCGACAAGGCACAGGTGACCGCGATGGTGACGCGGATTCTCGGCATGCAGACCAAGCCGAAGCCGGCCGACGCCGCGGACGCTCTCGCGCTCGCGATCTGTCACTGCTGGCGCGGACCCATGATGGAGCGGATGGCAGCCGCGCAGAAACAGGCCGACGCGGCCGCCGCGAAGCATCGCCAGCGGATCGCCCAGGCACGAGAGGGGAGTCGCGCATGA
- a CDS encoding PP2C family protein-serine/threonine phosphatase: protein MDAATIVRDTSVSGTHIVGELRLEWSAACNVGRVRETNEDAALALPGMYLIADGMGGHDSGELASEAALLTLSEATSAGELNATKLQLDDLLVAAQRRIGEIDTETDRRAGTTATGAVLVTYEQSPHWLVLNIGDSRTYRYQNGSLQQLTTDHSQVQEFIDAGFLTPEQARTDPRRNVITRALGAGMVDPVPDFFNTPAFPGDVLLLCTDGLTGELPDEEIGDILANASTSHEAAERLVDAALALGAHDNVTVIVVTVHESVPTLTMPALDGAAEGETTGEATVADPN from the coding sequence ATGGATGCGGCGACCATCGTTCGGGACACCTCGGTCTCGGGCACACACATCGTGGGTGAATTGCGGCTCGAGTGGTCCGCGGCGTGCAACGTCGGTCGGGTCCGCGAGACCAACGAGGACGCCGCACTGGCCCTGCCGGGCATGTACCTCATCGCCGACGGCATGGGCGGCCACGACAGCGGCGAACTCGCCAGCGAGGCCGCGCTGCTCACCCTCTCCGAGGCGACGAGCGCCGGCGAACTGAACGCCACCAAACTCCAGCTCGACGACCTGCTGGTCGCGGCCCAGCGCCGCATCGGCGAGATCGACACCGAGACCGACCGCCGTGCGGGCACCACCGCCACCGGCGCCGTGCTCGTCACCTACGAACAGAGTCCGCACTGGCTGGTGCTCAACATCGGCGACTCGCGCACCTACCGCTACCAGAACGGTTCGCTGCAGCAGCTGACCACCGACCACTCGCAGGTCCAGGAGTTCATCGACGCGGGCTTCCTGACGCCGGAGCAGGCGCGGACCGACCCGCGCCGCAACGTCATCACCCGTGCGCTCGGTGCGGGGATGGTCGACCCCGTGCCCGACTTCTTCAACACCCCGGCCTTCCCGGGCGACGTCCTGCTCCTCTGTACCGACGGGCTCACCGGTGAACTGCCCGACGAGGAGATCGGCGACATCCTGGCCAACGCGTCGACCTCGCACGAGGCCGCCGAACGTCTCGTCGACGCAGCGCTGGCGCTCGGCGCCCACGACAACGTCACCGTAATCGTGGTGACCGTGCACGAGTCGGTTCCGACCCTGACGATGCCCGCTCTCGACGGTGCGGCCGAGGGTGAGACCACCGGCGAGGCGACGGTCGCCGACCCCAACTGA
- the yajC gene encoding preprotein translocase subunit YajC → MDALLFPLLLALLAGFMFLSMRKQKKRAAEMQDMQNSVSTGTRIQLTSGLFGTVIDAASSDFVDVEIATGVVTRWNRLAIMRVIPTDEAAATYPGHTAPEDEYDAYADDADSVSLDKPSTDDARDTDK, encoded by the coding sequence ATGGACGCTTTGCTCTTCCCCCTCTTGCTGGCACTGCTCGCCGGCTTCATGTTCTTGTCGATGCGGAAGCAGAAGAAGCGCGCGGCCGAGATGCAGGACATGCAGAACTCGGTGTCCACGGGTACGCGCATCCAGCTGACCTCGGGCCTCTTCGGCACCGTCATCGATGCGGCGTCGTCCGACTTCGTCGACGTGGAGATCGCCACCGGTGTGGTCACCCGCTGGAACCGCCTCGCGATCATGCGCGTCATCCCCACCGATGAGGCCGCTGCCACCTACCCCGGCCACACCGCGCCGGAGGACGAGTACGACGCCTACGCCGACGATGCGGATTCGGTGAGCCTGGACAAGCCGTCGACCGACGACGCGCGCGACACCGACAAGTAG
- the pgsA gene encoding phosphatidylinositol phosphate synthase, producing the protein MLSILGRASVSKVTLPMGRALLKTGLTPDIMTVIGTVASVAAALTLFPMGYLFAGTLVIWLFVMFDMLDGAMARARGGGTRFGAVLDATCDRIADGAIFAGLVWWCTVTEPHRLLLVATLICLVTSQVISYAKARAEASGLYGDGGLIERPDRLIIVLVGTGLTGLGLPWAVHVAMWLLAVGSVITVGQRMWSISNSPGARDLIPLEAAPESTDSDPAGTDTDGTTPPAGSR; encoded by the coding sequence ATGCTGAGCATTCTGGGTCGGGCGTCGGTCTCCAAGGTGACGTTGCCGATGGGGCGGGCGCTGTTGAAGACCGGCCTCACCCCGGACATCATGACCGTGATCGGGACGGTGGCGAGCGTGGCGGCCGCGCTCACGCTGTTCCCGATGGGATACCTCTTCGCGGGCACCCTGGTCATCTGGCTGTTCGTCATGTTCGACATGCTCGACGGTGCGATGGCGCGTGCCCGCGGTGGCGGGACGCGGTTCGGCGCCGTGCTCGACGCCACCTGTGACCGTATCGCCGACGGGGCGATCTTCGCTGGTCTCGTGTGGTGGTGCACCGTCACCGAGCCGCATCGTCTGCTCCTCGTCGCGACCCTGATCTGCCTGGTCACCTCGCAGGTGATCTCGTACGCGAAGGCTCGCGCCGAGGCCAGCGGACTCTATGGCGACGGCGGTCTCATCGAACGTCCCGACCGGCTCATCATCGTGCTCGTCGGCACCGGGCTCACCGGACTCGGTCTGCCGTGGGCGGTCCATGTCGCGATGTGGCTCCTCGCGGTCGGCAGTGTCATCACCGTCGGGCAGCGCATGTGGTCGATCTCGAACTCGCCGGGTGCGCGGGACCTCATCCCGCTCGAGGCCGCACCCGAATCCACCGATTCCGACCCCGCCGGCACTGACACCGACGGCACCACCCCGCCCGCGGGGTCGCGATGA
- a CDS encoding phosphatidylinositol mannoside acyltransferase — protein MTDISAIAADLGYRAGWAAVRRAPEGAARAVFDRVGGFAGRRNGGPDQLRRNLARVIGVPPAEVPDELVADAVRSYARYWCEAFRLPAQDRATAASTANLPAADHARLDAAVSRGKGVVLALPHTGNWDMAGVWLVQHYGKFATVAERLKPESLFTRFVEYRESLGFEIFPLSGGEQPPLRVLADRLRAGGIVCLLGERDLARHGVPVTFFGERTRMPAGSARLAIETGAALFPAHHWFEKAPYSSMSVGEEIDVSGGVESATQALADAFAANIAAHPADWHMLQPLWEADWTDRQKARMSETGGAA, from the coding sequence ATGACCGACATCTCGGCCATCGCCGCCGACCTCGGTTACCGGGCCGGTTGGGCCGCGGTGCGGCGAGCCCCCGAAGGCGCCGCGCGGGCCGTGTTCGACCGCGTCGGCGGATTCGCCGGACGCCGCAATGGAGGCCCGGACCAGCTGCGCCGCAACCTGGCCCGGGTGATCGGGGTGCCCCCCGCAGAGGTTCCCGACGAGCTCGTCGCGGACGCGGTGCGCTCCTATGCGCGGTACTGGTGCGAGGCCTTCCGGCTGCCCGCACAGGACCGCGCCACCGCGGCGTCGACCGCGAACCTGCCCGCCGCCGACCACGCCCGGCTCGACGCCGCGGTCTCCCGCGGCAAGGGTGTGGTGCTGGCGTTGCCGCACACCGGCAACTGGGACATGGCCGGGGTGTGGCTCGTACAGCACTACGGGAAGTTCGCGACGGTGGCCGAGCGTCTGAAGCCGGAGTCGCTGTTCACCCGGTTCGTCGAATACCGCGAGTCGCTGGGCTTCGAGATCTTCCCGCTCAGCGGCGGCGAGCAACCGCCGTTGCGCGTACTCGCCGACCGGCTGCGGGCCGGCGGGATCGTCTGCCTGCTCGGGGAACGGGACCTCGCCCGCCACGGCGTCCCGGTCACCTTCTTCGGCGAACGCACCCGGATGCCGGCCGGATCGGCGCGCCTGGCGATCGAGACCGGCGCCGCCCTGTTCCCGGCTCACCACTGGTTCGAGAAGGCGCCCTACTCGTCCATGAGTGTCGGCGAGGAGATCGATGTCTCCGGCGGCGTGGAGTCGGCCACCCAGGCGCTCGCCGACGCGTTCGCGGCCAACATCGCCGCGCATCCCGCCGACTGGCACATGCTGCAACCGCTGTGGGAAGCGGACTGGACCGATCGACAGAAGGCGCGGATGAGCGAAACCGGGGGAGCGGCATGA
- the pdxT gene encoding pyridoxal 5'-phosphate synthase glutaminase subunit PdxT: MSAGSQPRIGVLALQGDVREHVHALQASGADVLPIRRPVELDEIDGIVIPGGESTTMSKLLGIFDLFDPLVERLGNGLPAYGSCAGMIMLASTILDTRPDARHLDALDITVRRNAFGRQVESFETDLDFVGITDRDGAQPMRAVFIRAPWVESISPDVEVLARVPEGPAEGRIVAVRQGNVLATSFHPEVTGDRRVHEYFVEMVRR, translated from the coding sequence GTGAGCGCCGGATCGCAGCCGCGGATCGGGGTTCTCGCACTGCAGGGTGACGTGCGCGAGCACGTCCACGCCCTGCAGGCCAGCGGCGCCGACGTGCTGCCCATCCGGCGTCCGGTCGAACTCGACGAGATCGACGGCATCGTCATCCCCGGCGGGGAGTCGACGACGATGAGCAAGCTGCTCGGCATCTTCGACCTCTTCGACCCGCTCGTCGAGCGACTCGGGAACGGGCTGCCCGCATACGGTTCCTGCGCGGGCATGATCATGCTCGCCTCCACCATCCTCGACACCCGACCCGACGCTCGTCACCTCGACGCGCTCGACATCACGGTGCGCCGCAACGCTTTCGGCCGTCAGGTGGAGAGTTTCGAGACCGATCTCGACTTCGTCGGCATCACCGATCGCGACGGTGCGCAACCGATGCGGGCGGTCTTCATCCGTGCCCCGTGGGTCGAATCGATCTCGCCCGACGTCGAGGTCCTGGCCCGGGTCCCGGAAGGTCCGGCGGAGGGGAGGATCGTCGCCGTGCGCCAGGGGAATGTGCTCGCGACGTCGTTTCATCCGGAAGTGACCGGCGACCGTCGCGTACATGAATACTTCGTGGAGATGGTGCGTCGGTAA
- the ruvB gene encoding Holliday junction branch migration DNA helicase RuvB has translation MMDDPDDFGEREVSATPVRSDGDLDAGLRPRSLADFIGQPRVREQLELVLHGAKGRGGTPDHILLSGPPGLGKTSLAMIIASEMGAAIRVTSGPALERAGDLAAMLSNLVEGDVLFIDEIHRIARPAEEMLYLAMEDFRVDVVVGKGPGATSIPLDVAPFTLVGATTRSGSLTGPLRDRFGFTAHMEFYEPAELVRVLNRSAGILGIELGPDASAEIARRSRGTPRIANRLLRRVRDYAEVRGDGSITVDVARAALAVYDVDQLGFDRLDRAVLDALIRAFGGGPVGVSTLAVAVGEEPATVEEVCEPFLVRAGMIARTPRGRVATAAAWHHLGLTPPAGAMNASFGARPRDIGADSMFDDL, from the coding sequence GTGATGGACGACCCCGACGATTTCGGGGAACGCGAGGTCAGCGCGACGCCGGTGCGCTCCGACGGTGACCTCGACGCCGGCCTACGGCCCCGCTCGCTGGCCGACTTCATCGGCCAGCCGCGCGTCCGCGAACAGCTCGAACTCGTCCTGCACGGAGCCAAGGGTCGTGGCGGCACGCCCGACCACATCCTGCTGTCCGGACCACCTGGACTCGGCAAGACCTCGCTCGCCATGATCATCGCCTCCGAGATGGGGGCCGCGATCCGCGTCACGTCGGGACCGGCACTCGAACGCGCCGGTGATCTCGCGGCCATGCTGTCCAACCTCGTCGAGGGCGACGTCCTGTTCATCGACGAGATCCACCGCATCGCCCGTCCCGCCGAGGAGATGCTGTACCTCGCGATGGAGGACTTCCGCGTCGACGTCGTGGTCGGCAAGGGGCCCGGCGCCACCTCAATCCCACTCGACGTCGCCCCGTTCACCCTGGTCGGCGCCACCACCAGGTCCGGATCGCTGACCGGTCCGCTGCGCGATCGCTTCGGGTTCACCGCGCACATGGAGTTCTACGAGCCCGCCGAACTCGTCCGGGTGCTCAACCGGTCCGCCGGCATCCTCGGCATCGAACTGGGTCCCGACGCCTCCGCGGAGATCGCCCGCCGCTCGCGCGGCACACCGCGAATCGCGAACCGCCTGCTCCGGCGGGTCCGTGACTACGCCGAGGTCCGCGGCGACGGTTCGATCACCGTCGACGTCGCCCGGGCCGCGCTCGCCGTCTACGACGTGGACCAACTCGGCTTCGACCGCCTCGACCGCGCCGTCCTCGACGCCCTGATCCGGGCATTCGGCGGGGGACCGGTAGGGGTGTCGACCCTGGCCGTGGCGGTCGGCGAGGAGCCCGCGACCGTCGAAGAGGTCTGCGAACCGTTCCTCGTCCGGGCGGGGATGATCGCCCGCACCCCGCGGGGGCGGGTCGCCACCGCGGCGGCCTGGCATCACCTCGGTCTGACCCCGCCCGCGGGCGCGATGAACGCCTCCTTCGGCGCCCGTCCCCGGGACATCGGGGCCGATTCGATGTTCGACGACCTGTGA
- a CDS encoding glycosyltransferase family 4 protein, translating into MRIGMICPYSFDVPGGVQAHVTELAHVFIDRGHEVSVLAPASRRTELPEYVVRAGPALAIPYNGSVSRVNFSPKGYLRLRRWIAENGFDVLHVHEPNSPSISMLSLMVASGPIVTTFHTATSKSLWLSAFQGILRPYHERIAGKIAVSELARRWQMESLGSDAVEIPNGINVGGFANAKPLDGYPHAGRTILFLGRFDEPRKGIDILMRALPSVVEEFPDVRVLVVGGGNQAALRRRAGGLADHLVFLGQVDDATKARALASADVYCAPNLGGESFGIVLVEAMAAGAAVIASSLNAFRRVLDDGRAGKLVDTGSPDQLAAGIISLLSDDEAREQLIARGRVRADKYDWSRVADQILRVYDTVTVGAGPVVVSD; encoded by the coding sequence ATGAGAATCGGCATGATCTGCCCCTACTCCTTCGATGTGCCCGGTGGTGTCCAGGCGCACGTGACCGAGCTCGCGCACGTCTTCATCGACCGCGGGCACGAGGTCAGCGTGCTGGCCCCGGCGTCGCGGCGGACCGAACTGCCCGAGTACGTGGTGCGGGCCGGCCCGGCGTTGGCCATCCCGTACAACGGGTCGGTCTCGCGGGTGAACTTCAGCCCGAAAGGCTATCTGCGGCTGCGTCGTTGGATCGCGGAGAACGGATTCGACGTCCTGCACGTCCACGAGCCCAATTCGCCGTCGATCTCCATGCTCTCGCTGATGGTGGCCTCCGGTCCGATCGTCACTACCTTCCACACCGCGACATCGAAGTCGCTGTGGCTCAGTGCTTTCCAGGGCATCCTGCGTCCGTATCACGAACGCATCGCGGGGAAGATCGCCGTCTCCGAACTCGCCCGGCGCTGGCAGATGGAGTCGCTGGGGTCCGATGCCGTGGAGATCCCCAACGGCATCAACGTCGGCGGCTTCGCCAACGCCAAGCCCCTGGACGGCTACCCGCATGCCGGACGCACCATCCTGTTCCTCGGCCGCTTCGACGAGCCGCGCAAGGGCATCGACATCCTGATGCGCGCACTGCCGTCCGTGGTCGAGGAGTTCCCGGATGTGCGCGTGCTGGTCGTCGGCGGCGGAAACCAGGCAGCGCTGCGTCGGCGCGCTGGGGGACTCGCCGATCACCTGGTGTTCCTCGGGCAGGTCGACGACGCCACCAAAGCGCGCGCCCTGGCCTCGGCCGACGTCTACTGCGCACCCAACCTCGGCGGCGAGAGCTTCGGCATCGTCCTCGTCGAGGCGATGGCCGCCGGTGCCGCGGTGATCGCGAGTTCGCTGAACGCCTTCCGGCGCGTCCTCGACGACGGCCGGGCGGGCAAGCTCGTCGACACCGGTTCGCCGGATCAGCTCGCGGCGGGCATCATCTCGCTGCTCTCCGACGACGAGGCCCGCGAGCAGCTGATCGCCCGGGGACGCGTCCGTGCGGACAAATACGACTGGTCGCGGGTCGCCGACCAGATCCTGCGTGTCTACGACACCGTGACGGTCGGTGCCGGACCGGTGGTGGTGTCGGACTGA
- a CDS encoding YebC/PmpR family DNA-binding transcriptional regulator — protein sequence MSGHSKWATTKHKKAVIDAKRGKMFAKLIKNIEVAARTGGGDPAGNPTLFDAIQKAKKSSVPNDNIERARKRGGGEEAGGADWQTIMYEGYGPNGVAILIECLTDNRNRAAGEVRTAMTRNGGNMADPGSVSYLFTRKGVVTLEKGDQSEDDVLMAVLDAGAEEVTDLGDTLEIVSEPTDLVAVRSALQEAGIDYDSAEASFRASVEVAVDADGARKVFKLIDALEDSDDVQNVYSNVDISDEVLAELEND from the coding sequence ATGAGCGGCCATTCCAAATGGGCCACCACCAAGCACAAGAAGGCGGTCATCGACGCCAAGCGCGGCAAGATGTTCGCCAAGCTCATCAAGAACATCGAGGTGGCGGCGCGTACCGGCGGTGGTGACCCGGCCGGCAACCCCACGCTCTTCGACGCCATCCAGAAGGCGAAGAAGTCGTCGGTGCCCAACGACAACATCGAACGCGCCCGCAAACGCGGCGGCGGTGAAGAGGCCGGCGGCGCCGACTGGCAGACCATCATGTACGAGGGCTACGGCCCCAACGGCGTGGCGATCCTCATCGAGTGCCTCACCGACAACCGCAATCGCGCGGCCGGCGAGGTCCGCACCGCGATGACCCGCAACGGCGGCAACATGGCCGACCCGGGTTCGGTGTCGTACCTGTTCACCCGCAAGGGTGTCGTCACCCTCGAGAAGGGCGACCAGTCCGAGGACGACGTCCTGATGGCCGTGCTCGACGCCGGCGCCGAAGAGGTCACCGACCTCGGCGACACCCTCGAGATCGTCAGCGAACCCACCGACCTGGTCGCGGTGCGCAGCGCCCTGCAGGAAGCCGGTATCGACTACGACTCGGCCGAGGCGAGCTTCCGGGCATCGGTCGAGGTCGCCGTCGACGCCGACGGGGCGCGCAAGGTCTTCAAGCTGATCGACGCGCTCGAGGACTCCGACGACGTGCAGAACGTGTACAGCAACGTCGACATCAGCGACGAGGTCCTCGCCGAGCTCGAGAACGACTGA
- the pdxS gene encoding pyridoxal 5'-phosphate synthase lyase subunit PdxS, protein MSHNGATVPEVGQGTARVKRGMAEMLKGGVIMDVVTPEQAKIAEDAGAVAVMALERVPADIRAQGGVSRMSDPDMIDGIISAVSIPVMAKARIGHFVEAQILQSLGVDYVDESEVLTPADYSNHIDKWAFTVPFVCGATNLGEALRRITEGAAMIRSKGEAGTGDVSNATTHMRQIRDEIRRLTSLPKDELYVAAKELQAPYDLVVEVAEAGKLPVTLFTAGGIATPADAAMMMQLGAEGVFVGSGIFKSGNPAQRAAAIVQATTFHDDPDVLAKISRGLGEAMVGINVDEIPQPHRLAERGW, encoded by the coding sequence GTGAGTCACAACGGCGCGACCGTTCCCGAGGTCGGACAGGGCACCGCCCGGGTCAAGCGGGGAATGGCCGAGATGCTCAAGGGCGGCGTGATCATGGACGTGGTCACCCCCGAGCAGGCGAAGATCGCCGAGGACGCCGGCGCGGTGGCCGTGATGGCTCTCGAGCGGGTACCCGCCGACATCCGCGCCCAGGGCGGCGTCTCGCGGATGAGCGACCCGGACATGATCGACGGCATCATCTCCGCGGTGTCGATCCCGGTGATGGCCAAGGCCCGCATCGGCCACTTCGTCGAGGCGCAGATCCTGCAGAGCCTGGGCGTCGACTACGTCGACGAGTCCGAGGTCCTGACCCCGGCCGACTACTCCAACCACATCGACAAGTGGGCGTTCACCGTTCCCTTCGTCTGTGGCGCGACCAACCTCGGTGAGGCGCTGCGCCGCATCACCGAAGGCGCGGCGATGATCCGCTCCAAGGGTGAGGCCGGCACCGGTGACGTGTCCAACGCGACCACCCACATGCGTCAGATCCGCGACGAGATCCGTCGTCTCACCTCGCTGCCCAAGGACGAGTTGTACGTCGCGGCAAAGGAACTGCAGGCACCGTACGACCTGGTCGTCGAGGTCGCCGAGGCCGGCAAGCTGCCGGTGACGCTGTTCACCGCCGGCGGTATCGCCACCCCGGCGGATGCGGCGATGATGATGCAGCTCGGCGCCGAGGGCGTCTTCGTCGGGTCCGGGATCTTCAAGTCCGGCAACCCGGCTCAGCGTGCCGCCGCGATCGTGCAGGCCACCACCTTCCACGACGACCCGGACGTGCTGGCCAAGATCTCGCGCGGACTGGGCGAGGCGATGGTCGGCATCAACGTCGACGAGATCCCGCAGCCGCACCGTCTGGCCGAACGCGGCTGGTGA